From the genome of Rhodobacteraceae bacterium Araon29, one region includes:
- a CDS encoding methyltransferase domain-containing protein, producing MPKPPETARGGAVQLLNAVLIERRLMAEIIASGVLQALPPGDRARAQRLAVETLRGLERVDRLLSRHLRKTPPDNVRNILRLAAYELCSGGDPHGVVNAAVNLVAGTKRGGHLKGLANAVLRKVAADGPAAYGELRVPHLPKWLRKPLQAAYGPPKVAEIERAHFQTPPVDITVKNPDKLDHWAEKLGAEVVLGGSLRLSAAGQISALPGYDSGAWWVQDAAAALPVRLLGNIAGLSALDLCAAPGGKTLQLAAAGAEVRAIDISATRLGRIEENLARTKLTAQLEVQDALEYQGADYDIILLDAPCSATGTIRRHPDLPYAKDGSEFFELIELQSGMIDHATSLLKPGGRLVFCTCSLLPDEGECQIEEALKRHPGLKIDPSAFEAGFVDSQMRSVPEGLRLRPDMLPEQGGLDGFFISILRWDGQ from the coding sequence ATGCCGAAACCGCCCGAAACCGCCCGCGGCGGCGCTGTTCAGCTGCTAAATGCGGTTCTGATCGAGCGCCGTTTGATGGCCGAAATTATTGCCAGTGGTGTGCTGCAGGCCCTACCGCCCGGCGATCGCGCCCGCGCCCAACGACTGGCGGTTGAAACTCTACGCGGTCTTGAGCGCGTCGATCGTCTTTTATCGCGGCATCTGCGCAAAACCCCACCGGACAATGTGCGCAATATTCTGCGGCTGGCAGCGTATGAACTGTGCAGTGGCGGCGATCCGCATGGGGTGGTCAATGCGGCGGTGAATTTAGTGGCGGGGACAAAACGCGGCGGTCACCTAAAGGGGCTTGCCAATGCGGTGCTGCGTAAGGTTGCAGCCGATGGGCCGGCAGCTTACGGCGAGCTGCGGGTGCCGCATTTGCCCAAATGGCTGCGCAAACCGCTCCAAGCGGCTTATGGACCGCCCAAAGTGGCAGAGATAGAGCGGGCGCATTTTCAAACTCCGCCTGTGGATATCACGGTTAAAAACCCTGACAAGCTTGATCACTGGGCTGAAAAGCTTGGCGCCGAGGTGGTGCTTGGTGGATCGCTTCGCCTGTCTGCAGCAGGGCAGATATCTGCCTTGCCGGGGTATGATAGTGGCGCGTGGTGGGTTCAGGATGCGGCTGCGGCGCTTCCGGTTCGGCTTTTGGGCAATATTGCAGGGCTGTCCGCGCTTGATCTTTGTGCTGCCCCGGGGGGCAAAACCCTGCAATTGGCGGCCGCCGGCGCTGAGGTGCGCGCGATTGATATCTCGGCCACGCGGCTTGGGCGGATCGAGGAAAATCTGGCCCGCACCAAGCTTACGGCGCAGCTAGAGGTGCAAGACGCGCTGGAGTACCAAGGCGCAGACTATGATATCATCTTACTGGATGCGCCTTGCTCTGCCACTGGCACCATTCGCCGCCATCCTGACCTGCCCTATGCCAAAGATGGTAGTGAGTTTTTCGAACTGATAGAGCTGCAAAGCGGCATGATTGACCATGCGACCAGCTTGCTAAAGCCCGGTGGGCGCTTAGTCTTTTGCACCTGTTCCCTTTTGCCGGATGAGGGCGAGTGCCAAATCGAAGAGGCGCTTAAGCGGCATCCCGGTCTAAAAATTGATCCCAGCGCGTTCGAGGCAGGGTTTGTTGATTCGCAAATGAGGTCTGTCCCCGAAGGCTTGCGCCTGCGGCCGGATATGTTGCCAGAGCAAGGCGGCCTTGATGGATTTTTCATTTCGATTTTACGCTGGGATGGACAATAG
- a CDS encoding insulinase family protein produces MKVFRFCLPWIGLLIIPLAAPADIADQVTDFTLDNGLQVVVIEDHRAPVVVHMLWYRAGSADETAGVSGIAHFLEHLLFKQTKTLESGEFSRVVAENGGSDNAFTSKDFTAYFQRVAADRLDLMMQMEADRMVNLDLSEEDIVTEREVIIEERNQRVENSPGAMFREQSTAALFLNHRYGVPVIGWRHEMEKLNLGDALDFYRQYYAPNNAVLVVAGDVLPDDVRQLAEKNYGPLSANPDLSPRARPQEPPQIAARRLTYRDERVAQPYMTRSYLAPERDPGDQSTAAALTLLAEILGGGQTSVLTQKLQFETSTAVYAAAFYDGLSLDDSSFGFAVVPSADVTLQAAEEALDQALAEFFEAGVDLEQLKRIKTQFAASDIYARDNVQGLANSYGAALTSGLGLSDIHAWPDIIQAVTAKDIMAAAKDILRDAGSVTGWLMKPEEEMQ; encoded by the coding sequence ATGAAAGTGTTTCGTTTCTGTCTGCCATGGATTGGTTTGCTGATTATCCCTTTGGCAGCCCCTGCTGACATCGCTGATCAGGTCACTGATTTTACGCTTGATAACGGACTTCAGGTGGTGGTGATCGAAGATCACCGTGCACCGGTGGTGGTGCATATGCTATGGTACCGAGCCGGATCTGCCGATGAAACTGCGGGGGTTTCAGGGATCGCACATTTTCTTGAACACTTGCTGTTTAAGCAGACCAAAACCCTTGAATCCGGTGAATTTTCCCGAGTGGTGGCCGAAAACGGCGGCAGCGATAACGCCTTTACCAGTAAGGACTTTACCGCCTATTTCCAGCGTGTTGCAGCAGATCGGCTTGATTTGATGATGCAGATGGAAGCGGACCGTATGGTCAACCTCGACCTCAGTGAAGAGGATATTGTGACCGAACGCGAAGTGATCATCGAAGAACGCAATCAACGTGTGGAAAACAGTCCCGGAGCGATGTTTCGCGAGCAAAGCACCGCCGCGCTCTTTCTCAATCACCGCTATGGAGTGCCAGTGATCGGATGGCGGCACGAAATGGAAAAGCTAAACCTCGGCGATGCGCTTGATTTTTACCGGCAGTATTATGCACCCAACAATGCGGTGCTGGTTGTGGCCGGTGATGTGCTGCCCGATGACGTGCGCCAATTGGCAGAAAAAAATTACGGGCCCTTGTCCGCTAATCCGGACCTAAGCCCGCGCGCCCGCCCGCAAGAGCCGCCGCAAATCGCGGCGCGGCGACTGACGTACCGCGATGAAAGAGTAGCGCAGCCCTATATGACGCGCAGCTATCTGGCCCCCGAGCGCGACCCGGGGGATCAAAGCACTGCCGCAGCGCTCACCCTTCTGGCGGAAATTTTGGGGGGCGGGCAGACGTCTGTGCTGACGCAAAAATTGCAATTTGAGACGTCAACTGCGGTATATGCTGCAGCCTTTTATGACGGGTTATCGCTTGATGACAGCAGTTTCGGATTTGCAGTTGTCCCTTCAGCAGACGTCACATTGCAAGCCGCTGAAGAGGCGCTTGATCAGGCGCTGGCAGAGTTTTTTGAAGCCGGCGTTGATCTTGAGCAGCTTAAGCGGATCAAAACCCAGTTTGCAGCCTCGGATATTTATGCCCGGGATAATGTCCAAGGGCTGGCCAATAGTTATGGGGCGGCGCTGACCTCAGGGCTTGGGCTGAGCGATATTCACGCCTGGCCTGATATCATTCAGGCGGTCACAGCCAAAGATATTATGGCGGCCGCGAAAGATATTTTACGCGATGCGGGCTCGGTCACCGGTTGGCTGATGAAACCAGAAGAGGAGATGCAGTGA
- a CDS encoding methionyl-tRNA formyltransferase yields MRVVFMGSPDFAVPALEALVDAGHEVTCVYCQPPRPAGRGKREQPTAVQARATALGLPLRHPAALSAADDQQEFAALGADVAVVAAYGLILPQAVLDAPCYGCINIHASLLPRWRGAAPIHRAIMAGDSETGVAIMQMEAGLDTGPVLLRGSQPITAADTTASLHDKLAAQGAQLLIQTLNSLGSLTATPQDTVGVTYAQKIDKSEARIDWSRPAAEVDRQIRGLCPFPGAWTMALGDRVKCLGSELVEDAGTSGPAGQVLSPDLKIACGQGTLRLTQLQRAGKSAQDSESFLRGFALPVGTELG; encoded by the coding sequence ATGAGAGTGGTGTTTATGGGCAGCCCCGATTTTGCGGTTCCGGCGCTTGAGGCGCTGGTGGACGCCGGGCATGAGGTAACCTGCGTTTATTGCCAGCCGCCGCGCCCTGCGGGCCGGGGCAAACGTGAACAGCCGACTGCCGTGCAGGCGCGTGCCACCGCGCTCGGCTTGCCACTGCGCCATCCTGCGGCGCTGTCCGCGGCCGATGACCAGCAAGAGTTTGCCGCGCTGGGCGCGGATGTGGCCGTGGTGGCCGCCTATGGTTTAATCCTGCCGCAGGCGGTTCTGGATGCACCGTGCTATGGGTGCATTAATATTCATGCATCGCTGTTGCCGCGCTGGCGCGGGGCAGCGCCCATCCACCGCGCGATTATGGCGGGGGACAGCGAAACCGGGGTGGCAATCATGCAGATGGAGGCGGGTCTTGATACCGGACCGGTTCTTTTGCGCGGGTCGCAGCCGATCACCGCTGCGGATACCACTGCAAGCCTGCACGATAAACTGGCCGCGCAGGGCGCGCAGCTGTTGATCCAAACCCTAAACTCTTTGGGCAGCCTTACGGCAACACCGCAGGACACGGTGGGTGTCACTTATGCGCAGAAAATCGACAAATCCGAGGCCAGGATCGACTGGTCGCGGCCTGCGGCCGAGGTTGACCGGCAAATTCGCGGGCTCTGCCCGTTTCCCGGCGCTTGGACGATGGCTCTGGGGGATCGGGTCAAATGTCTGGGCTCTGAGCTGGTTGAGGATGCAGGCACATCGGGACCTGCGGGGCAGGTCCTAAGTCCGGATTTAAAAATTGCCTGCGGTCAAGGCACGCTGCGGTTAACTCAGTTGCAGCGCGCGGGAAAATCGGCGCAAGACAGCGAGAGTTTTTTGCGCGGGTTTGCATTACCGGTTGGCACCGAGCTTGGCTAG
- a CDS encoding heparinase: MAQANNLSQLYLQVMHGLTARVLRFSRPETEFKVAPEPRSIGSYARGKQLCAGNLMFAGHLVEAPGKAPWDIPVREQEFLDEVHGFGWLDDLAAVGTPQAGKLAAVWTTDWIKRYGGGRGAGWVPDLTGRRLIRWVHHGLMLVQDKSPKARDEFFLALGRQSMFLGRRWSKAAPGLPRFEALSGLIYAGLALKNMQHYVAPATSALARECRTQIDASGGILTRNPEELLEVFTLLTWTVTALRDAGWTPAPAHLDAIDRIAPTLRSLRHSDGSLARFHGGGRGIEGRLDHALVQSGNKTIESNALAMGYARLSAGRTSVIIDAARPPFGRASINAHASSLAFELCSGRRPLIVNCGSGVSYGAAWRRAGRATPSHSTLYIDGLSSARLGRTLSYGARAREALIDGPTKLLCEIKQMGDKIRFEGGHNGYVALNGLTHVRKLELSSDGRALVAEDILMAIEDKDKRAFNKAFETSELAGLAYQVRLHLHPDVDPQVDLGGTAVSLTLKSGEIWVLRFDSSCQIQLENSVYLENGRLHPRATKQIVLSQRAIEYASRISWSLSKAHDTAVAVRDVNLDVTAAG, encoded by the coding sequence ATGGCACAAGCTAACAATCTATCGCAATTGTATTTGCAAGTGATGCACGGGCTGACGGCACGTGTGCTGCGGTTTTCGCGGCCTGAAACCGAGTTCAAAGTGGCGCCCGAGCCACGCTCGATTGGCAGCTATGCGCGCGGCAAACAGCTTTGTGCGGGAAATTTGATGTTTGCAGGTCATTTGGTTGAAGCCCCTGGCAAAGCGCCTTGGGATATTCCGGTGCGCGAACAGGAATTTCTTGATGAAGTGCATGGCTTTGGCTGGCTTGACGATCTGGCGGCAGTGGGCACCCCACAGGCGGGCAAGCTGGCTGCGGTATGGACCACGGATTGGATCAAGCGATATGGTGGAGGACGCGGCGCTGGCTGGGTGCCGGATTTAACCGGCCGGCGTCTTATTCGCTGGGTGCATCATGGCTTGATGTTGGTGCAGGACAAATCGCCCAAGGCGCGCGATGAATTTTTCCTCGCGCTTGGCCGGCAATCCATGTTTTTGGGGCGTCGGTGGTCCAAAGCGGCCCCTGGATTGCCGCGCTTTGAGGCTTTGTCAGGGCTGATTTATGCAGGTTTGGCGCTCAAGAATATGCAACATTACGTTGCCCCTGCAACCAGTGCGCTGGCGCGTGAATGTCGTACCCAGATTGATGCTTCGGGTGGTATTCTGACCCGAAACCCCGAAGAATTGCTTGAGGTGTTTACGCTGCTAACTTGGACCGTGACGGCGCTGCGTGATGCAGGTTGGACACCGGCGCCCGCGCATCTTGATGCCATTGACCGGATCGCCCCAACCCTGCGCAGCTTGCGTCATAGCGATGGTAGTCTGGCGCGGTTTCATGGTGGCGGCCGCGGCATTGAAGGCCGGCTTGACCATGCTTTGGTGCAATCGGGGAATAAAACAATTGAAAGCAATGCATTGGCAATGGGATATGCGCGGCTGTCTGCCGGGCGCACCAGTGTGATTATTGATGCTGCGCGGCCACCCTTTGGGCGGGCCTCGATTAATGCGCATGCTTCTAGTTTGGCCTTTGAGCTGTGCTCTGGTCGGCGGCCATTGATTGTCAATTGTGGATCAGGTGTCAGCTATGGCGCCGCCTGGCGGCGTGCGGGGCGGGCAACGCCATCGCATTCAACACTTTATATCGACGGGCTGTCCAGTGCCCGGCTGGGCCGCACCCTAAGCTATGGCGCGCGCGCGCGTGAGGCGTTGATCGATGGGCCTACCAAACTGCTGTGTGAAATCAAACAAATGGGTGATAAAATCCGATTTGAAGGCGGACACAATGGCTATGTGGCTCTCAATGGGCTGACCCATGTGCGCAAGCTTGAATTGTCGTCAGATGGCCGTGCGCTGGTTGCCGAAGATATATTGATGGCCATAGAGGACAAAGATAAGCGCGCCTTCAATAAAGCGTTTGAGACCTCAGAGCTTGCCGGTCTTGCCTATCAGGTACGCCTGCATCTGCATCCAGATGTAGATCCGCAAGTTGATCTGGGCGGCACTGCGGTTTCCTTGACGCTAAAAAGTGGTGAAATCTGGGTGCTCCGGTTTGATAGCAGCTGCCAGATTCAGCTTGAAAACAGTGTTTATCTGGAAAATGGCCGGCTGCACCCACGCGCGACAAAACAGATCGTTTTATCTCAGCGCGCAATAGAGTATGCATCGCGCATCAGCTGGTCCCTGTCCAAAGCGCATGACACCGCAGTCGCAGTGCGTGATGTGAATTTGGATGTGACAGCTGCCGGTTAA
- a CDS encoding DUF1674 domain-containing protein encodes MSEKKDLPEAAKRALAEAEERRKAAQAVTRPKELGGRDGPEPVRYGDWEKNGLAIDF; translated from the coding sequence ATGAGCGAGAAAAAAGACCTGCCAGAGGCCGCTAAGCGGGCCCTTGCCGAAGCCGAAGAACGGCGCAAAGCGGCGCAAGCGGTCACGCGGCCCAAAGAGTTGGGCGGGCGCGATGGCCCCGAACCCGTCCGCTATGGTGATTGGGAAAAAAATGGCCTTGCGATTGATTTTTAG
- a CDS encoding signal peptidase II, giving the protein MHRLTLISTLAALLIDQISKYVVVFGIDLRNQFELEVFPPYLNFRMAWNYGVNFGLFSGDSALQRWLLIGFAVVVSAAIAIWLRRTPLSRLGLISGGLLIGGALSNALDRAIYGAVADFLNMSCCGLDNPFAFNLADVSIFAGAIGLMFFSDPPKAADTK; this is encoded by the coding sequence ATGCATAGATTAACGCTTATCTCAACTCTTGCCGCCTTGCTGATTGACCAGATTAGCAAATATGTCGTGGTCTTTGGGATCGACCTCAGAAACCAATTTGAGCTTGAGGTTTTCCCACCCTATTTGAATTTCCGAATGGCATGGAATTATGGGGTAAACTTTGGTTTGTTTTCAGGCGACAGTGCCCTGCAGCGCTGGCTTTTAATCGGCTTCGCTGTGGTTGTCTCAGCAGCCATCGCCATTTGGCTTCGCCGCACGCCTCTGAGTAGGCTTGGGCTTATATCGGGCGGGCTTTTGATAGGCGGCGCGCTCAGCAATGCATTGGATCGTGCAATCTATGGTGCAGTGGCCGATTTTCTAAATATGTCATGCTGCGGATTGGATAATCCGTTTGCGTTTAACCTTGCAGATGTATCAATTTTCGCGGGCGCTATCGGGCTTATGTTTTTTTCTGATCCGCCCAAAGCGGCTGACACAAAATAG
- the purH gene encoding bifunctional phosphoribosylaminoimidazolecarboxamide formyltransferase/IMP cyclohydrolase produces the protein MTDLFPLRRALLSVSDKTGLIDLAQALSASGVEILSTGGSAKALRDSGIEVTDVAAVTQFPEMMDGRVKTLHPKVHGGLLALRDNPDHQAAMEAHDIAGIDLLVVNLYPFEQTVAGGGDYDSCVENIDIGGPAMIRAAAKNHRFVTTVVDVEDYEALLGELAAQDGQTSYAFRQQMAQRAYARCAAYDAAVSGWMAQALGNKSPRRHSQAGNLAQSLRYGENPHQSASFYVDGNARAGVATAIQHQGKELSYNNINDTDAAFELASEFDAAGGPACVIVKHANPCGVARGESLAAAYTSAFDCDRTSAFGGIIAVNQTLDKATAEEISKIFTEVVIAPDATAEAIAVFAAKKNLRLLTTGGMADPQQPGATLRQVAGGFLLQDKDTGHITEADLTVVSKRAPSAQELADMLFAWRVTKHVKSNAIVYAKEAATVGIGAGQMSRVDSCRIAARKAEDMAETLGLSAPLTQGSVVASDAFFPFADGLMTAAEAGATAIIQPGGSMRDDEVIAAADAAGLAMVFTGMRHFRH, from the coding sequence ATGACTGATCTTTTCCCGCTGCGCCGTGCATTGCTTTCTGTTTCCGATAAAACTGGCCTTATTGATTTGGCCCAAGCGCTCAGCGCAAGCGGTGTTGAGATTCTGTCCACCGGTGGCAGTGCCAAGGCTTTACGTGACAGCGGCATAGAAGTGACGGATGTTGCTGCTGTTACCCAGTTTCCCGAAATGATGGATGGGCGTGTCAAAACCCTGCACCCCAAGGTGCATGGTGGCTTGCTGGCGCTGCGCGATAATCCCGATCATCAGGCCGCAATGGAGGCCCATGATATTGCCGGGATCGACCTTTTGGTGGTCAACCTTTACCCCTTTGAGCAAACAGTCGCTGGCGGCGGCGACTATGACAGCTGCGTTGAAAATATAGATATTGGCGGTCCAGCCATGATCCGGGCAGCCGCAAAAAACCACCGCTTTGTGACCACCGTGGTGGATGTCGAGGATTACGAGGCGCTTCTGGGCGAATTGGCGGCGCAGGATGGCCAGACCTCATATGCGTTCCGCCAGCAAATGGCGCAGCGCGCCTATGCACGCTGCGCGGCCTATGATGCGGCGGTTTCGGGCTGGATGGCACAGGCTTTGGGCAATAAATCCCCTAGGCGGCACAGTCAGGCGGGAAATTTGGCGCAGAGCCTGCGCTATGGCGAAAACCCGCATCAATCAGCGTCGTTTTATGTGGATGGCAACGCCCGCGCCGGGGTGGCCACAGCCATTCAGCATCAGGGCAAAGAGCTGTCGTATAACAATATCAATGACACCGATGCCGCTTTTGAGCTGGCTAGTGAATTTGACGCCGCTGGTGGACCAGCTTGCGTGATTGTCAAACACGCAAACCCCTGCGGTGTGGCGCGCGGCGAAAGCCTTGCAGCGGCCTATACTTCGGCATTTGATTGCGACCGCACCAGCGCTTTTGGCGGAATTATCGCCGTCAATCAAACCCTAGATAAAGCCACGGCTGAAGAGATTAGCAAAATCTTCACCGAGGTTGTGATTGCGCCGGACGCCACTGCCGAGGCAATCGCAGTTTTTGCCGCCAAGAAAAACCTTCGGCTGCTGACCACCGGCGGGATGGCCGATCCGCAGCAGCCCGGGGCAACCCTGCGGCAAGTGGCTGGTGGGTTTTTATTGCAGGACAAAGACACTGGCCATATCACCGAAGCTGACCTCACAGTGGTCAGCAAACGCGCGCCTAGCGCCCAAGAGCTGGCTGATATGTTGTTCGCGTGGCGGGTGACAAAGCATGTGAAATCCAATGCCATTGTTTATGCCAAAGAGGCGGCAACAGTGGGCATTGGAGCTGGCCAGATGAGCCGTGTCGACAGTTGCCGCATTGCGGCACGAAAAGCCGAAGATATGGCTGAAACACTAGGGCTAAGCGCGCCTTTGACCCAAGGCTCTGTAGTGGCGTCTGATGCGTTTTTTCCTTTCGCTGACGGGTTGATGACCGCTGCCGAAGCTGGCGCAACAGCCATAATCCAACCCGGCGGCTCAATGCGCGATGATGAGGTGATCGCCGCCGCCGATGCTGCCGGACTGGCAATGGTGTTCACCGGCATGCGTCATTTTAGGCATTAA
- the def gene encoding peptide deformylase codes for MAVRPFLRWPDPRLRQPAEPVGEITDDIRGIWADMVDTMEAMPGVGLAAPQIGVMLRLAVVDASDERGRAVLMANPELLSGSAEQREQIEASPNLPGAGAKIKRPKTVVVRYLNAQGVIDRKEFSDLAAASVQHQIDHLNGKMYFDNLSKLRRDMLLRKARKTS; via the coding sequence ATGGCGGTGCGCCCGTTTTTGCGCTGGCCCGACCCACGGCTGCGCCAGCCCGCAGAGCCGGTCGGCGAAATCACAGATGACATTCGGGGTATTTGGGCCGATATGGTGGATACAATGGAGGCCATGCCGGGCGTGGGTTTGGCTGCGCCGCAAATCGGGGTGATGTTGCGCTTGGCGGTTGTAGATGCCTCAGATGAGCGAGGCAGAGCCGTTTTGATGGCTAATCCAGAACTTCTAAGCGGCTCAGCCGAGCAGCGCGAGCAAATTGAAGCCAGCCCAAATTTGCCGGGTGCAGGCGCGAAAATCAAGCGCCCCAAAACCGTTGTTGTGCGCTATTTGAATGCCCAAGGCGTGATTGACCGCAAAGAGTTTAGCGATCTTGCCGCCGCCTCTGTTCAGCATCAGATCGACCATCTTAATGGAAAGATGTATTTTGACAATCTGTCCAAACTGCGCCGCGATATGCTGCTGCGCAAAGCCCGGAAAACGTCATGA